One Amycolatopsis thermophila DNA segment encodes these proteins:
- a CDS encoding CTP synthase — protein MGLQPRTAKYVFVTGGVASSLGKGLTASSLGQLLTSRGLRVTMQKLDPYLNVDPGTMNPFQHGEVFVTEDGAETDLDIGHYERFLDRDLSGSANVTTGQVYSEVIAKERRGEYLGDTVQVIPHITDEIKRRIMAVAESDGTGKQPDVVITEVGGTVGDIESLPFLEACRQVRHEIGRDNCFFLHVSLVPYLAPSGELKTKPTQHSVAALRNIGIQPDALVCRADRDLPEDLKRKIGLMCDVDTEAVIACPDAPSIYDIPKVLHREALDAYVVRRLGLPFRDVDWTVWGDLLDRVHNPSETVRVALVGKYIDLPDAYLSVTEALRAGGFAHRAKVEIVWVASDRATTPAGAAAALGDVDGVLVPGGFGVRGIEGKIGAITYARTRGIPVLGLCLGLQCMVIEAARNLAGIEGANSAEFDDTTEHPVISTMADQKDVVAGERDMGGTMRLGAYPARLKPGSQVARAYGGTDVSERHRHRYEVNNAYRKRLADAGLVFSGTSPDDRLVEFVELPADVHPFFVGTQAHPELKSRPTRPHPLFDAFIKAVVQYRTADRLPVELPEPTVSAH, from the coding sequence GTGGGACTTCAGCCGCGGACAGCCAAGTACGTTTTCGTCACCGGGGGCGTCGCCTCCTCACTGGGCAAGGGCCTGACGGCCTCCAGCCTGGGCCAGCTCCTCACCTCTCGCGGCCTGCGGGTCACGATGCAGAAGCTGGATCCCTACCTCAACGTGGATCCGGGCACCATGAACCCGTTCCAGCACGGCGAGGTCTTCGTCACCGAGGACGGTGCCGAGACCGACCTGGACATCGGTCACTACGAGCGGTTCCTCGACCGGGACCTCTCCGGCTCGGCGAACGTCACCACCGGGCAGGTGTACTCCGAGGTGATCGCCAAGGAGCGCCGCGGTGAGTACCTCGGTGACACCGTGCAGGTCATCCCGCACATCACCGACGAGATCAAGCGCCGCATCATGGCGGTCGCGGAGTCCGACGGCACCGGGAAGCAGCCGGACGTGGTCATCACCGAGGTCGGCGGCACGGTCGGCGACATCGAATCGCTGCCGTTCCTGGAGGCCTGCCGCCAGGTGCGGCACGAGATCGGCCGGGACAACTGCTTCTTCCTGCACGTGTCGCTGGTGCCCTACCTCGCGCCGTCGGGGGAGCTGAAGACCAAGCCGACCCAGCACTCGGTCGCCGCGCTGCGCAACATCGGCATCCAGCCCGACGCGCTGGTGTGCCGGGCCGACCGGGACCTGCCCGAGGACCTCAAGCGCAAGATCGGGCTGATGTGCGACGTGGACACCGAGGCGGTCATCGCCTGCCCGGACGCCCCGTCGATCTACGACATCCCGAAGGTGCTGCACCGCGAGGCGCTGGACGCCTACGTCGTGCGCCGCCTCGGCCTGCCCTTCCGCGACGTGGACTGGACGGTGTGGGGCGACCTGCTCGACCGCGTCCACAACCCGTCCGAGACGGTCCGCGTCGCGCTGGTCGGCAAGTACATCGACCTGCCCGACGCCTACCTGTCGGTCACGGAGGCCCTGCGCGCCGGCGGCTTCGCCCACCGCGCCAAGGTCGAGATCGTGTGGGTCGCCTCCGACCGCGCGACCACCCCGGCCGGCGCTGCCGCCGCACTCGGCGACGTCGACGGCGTCCTGGTGCCCGGCGGGTTCGGCGTACGCGGCATCGAGGGCAAGATCGGCGCCATCACCTACGCCCGCACCCGCGGCATCCCGGTGCTCGGGCTGTGCCTGGGCCTGCAGTGCATGGTCATCGAGGCGGCCCGCAACCTGGCCGGCATCGAGGGCGCGAACTCGGCGGAGTTCGACGACACCACCGAGCACCCGGTGATCTCCACGATGGCCGACCAGAAGGACGTCGTCGCCGGCGAGCGCGACATGGGCGGCACCATGCGGCTGGGCGCCTACCCGGCCAGGCTCAAGCCCGGCTCACAGGTCGCCAGGGCCTACGGCGGCACGGACGTCTCCGAGCGGCACCGGCACCGCTACGAGGTCAACAACGCCTACCGCAAGCGCCTGGCCGACGCCGGTCTGGTCTTCTCCGGCACGTCCCCGGACGACCGGCTGGTCGAGTTCGTCGAGTTGCCCGCCGACGTGCACCCGTTCTTCGTCGGCACCCAGGCGCACCCCGAGCTCAAGAGCCGCCCGACCCGGCCGCACCCGCTGTTCGACGCGTTCATCAAGGCCGTCGTCCAGTACCGCACCGCGGACCGGCTGCCGGTCGAGCTGCCCGAACCCACCGTGAGCGCGCATTGA
- the aroA gene encoding 3-phosphoshikimate 1-carboxyvinyltransferase: protein MSQPPASQPTWTAPVAPGPLDATVRVPGSKSITNRAFVLAALAAEPTLVRAPLDSRDARLMLGALEALGGGWERRGEDVLVRPLVHGSTEPASVVLGNAGTVARFTPALAGLGSAPVTFDGDEAIRRRPIAPLLSALREAGADIDDAGRGAPPFTVRGHGGLPGGKVDLDSSASSQFLSALLLAGPAFDAGVTVRLTGGTPPSEPHIAMTLGMLTRFGASPERDGAEFHVGPAALSCPDFAVEPDLSTAAPFVVAAAAAGGTVRIPGWPEYSTQPGDWLRSLMAELGQRAELTADGLSVTGTGEIPGARLDLHEVGELTPVIAALLCFADGPSVISGVAHLRGHETDRLAALATELSALGAGVRETADGLEITPAPLHGGHFRTYDDHRLVMAGAVLGLRVPGVSVENPATVGKTFPGFTAAWDAMLS from the coding sequence GTGTCCCAGCCACCCGCTTCCCAGCCCACCTGGACCGCCCCGGTCGCGCCCGGTCCGCTCGACGCGACGGTGCGCGTGCCCGGTTCCAAGTCGATCACCAACCGCGCGTTCGTGCTGGCCGCGCTGGCCGCGGAGCCGACGCTGGTGCGCGCCCCGCTGGACTCCCGCGACGCGCGGCTGATGCTGGGCGCGCTGGAGGCGCTCGGCGGCGGCTGGGAACGCCGCGGCGAGGACGTCCTGGTGCGGCCGCTGGTGCACGGCTCGACCGAGCCGGCCTCCGTGGTGCTGGGCAACGCGGGCACCGTCGCCCGGTTCACGCCCGCGCTGGCCGGGCTCGGGTCGGCGCCGGTGACCTTCGACGGCGACGAGGCGATCCGCCGCCGCCCGATCGCGCCGCTGCTGTCCGCGCTGCGGGAGGCGGGCGCGGACATCGACGACGCCGGCCGCGGCGCTCCCCCGTTCACCGTGCGCGGGCACGGCGGGCTGCCGGGCGGGAAGGTCGACCTCGATTCCAGCGCTTCGAGCCAGTTCCTGTCGGCTCTGCTGCTGGCCGGGCCCGCCTTCGACGCCGGGGTGACGGTGCGGCTGACCGGCGGGACCCCGCCGAGCGAGCCGCACATCGCGATGACGCTGGGCATGCTCACGCGGTTCGGCGCGTCGCCGGAGCGGGACGGCGCGGAGTTCCACGTCGGGCCGGCCGCGCTGTCCTGCCCGGACTTCGCGGTCGAGCCGGACCTGTCCACGGCGGCACCGTTCGTGGTCGCCGCGGCCGCCGCCGGCGGCACCGTGCGCATCCCGGGCTGGCCGGAGTACTCCACCCAGCCGGGTGACTGGCTGCGCAGCCTGATGGCGGAGCTGGGCCAGCGCGCCGAGCTCACCGCGGACGGGCTCAGCGTCACCGGAACGGGCGAAATTCCGGGCGCTCGCCTCGACCTGCACGAGGTCGGCGAGCTGACCCCGGTGATCGCCGCGCTGCTGTGCTTCGCCGACGGGCCGTCGGTCATCTCCGGGGTGGCGCACCTGCGCGGGCACGAGACCGACCGGCTGGCGGCGCTGGCCACCGAACTGTCCGCGCTGGGCGCCGGGGTTCGCGAGACCGCGGACGGCCTGGAGATCACCCCGGCTCCCCTGCACGGCGGGCACTTCCGCACCTACGACGACCACCGCCTGGTGATGGCGGGAGCCGTGCTGGGCCTGCGCGTGCCCGGCGTTTCGGTGGAGAACCCGGCGACGGTCGGCAAGACCTTCCCCGGGTTCACCGCCGCGTGGGACGCGATGCTCAGCTGA
- a CDS encoding LLM class flavin-dependent oxidoreductase, whose protein sequence is MHYGLGLPIGRPENLTDWARRADDGPFRTLGLLDRLVYDNPEPLVALAVLAGATTRVRLQTEVLLAPLREPALLAKQAATLDRLSGGRFTLGLGVGGRADDHQATGTDPRHRGRRLDEQMARMRRIWSGAEPIGPAPARPGGPEVLFGAFADAALRRVARWGDGFLCAAPPQWAGELFTKVERFWAEEARDGSPRMVAQVNVALGPESTVDDARAAILHYYAFTGDYARQTAERMLTTPEQVREAAKHFADLGADELVLYCWGTDPDQVERLADVVS, encoded by the coding sequence ATGCACTACGGTCTCGGCCTGCCCATCGGCCGCCCGGAGAACCTGACCGACTGGGCCCGTCGCGCCGACGACGGCCCGTTCCGCACGCTCGGGCTCCTCGACCGGCTCGTCTACGACAACCCCGAGCCCCTGGTCGCCCTCGCCGTGCTGGCCGGCGCCACCACGCGCGTCCGCCTGCAGACCGAGGTCCTGCTCGCCCCGCTGCGCGAACCCGCCCTGCTCGCCAAGCAGGCCGCCACCCTCGACCGCCTCTCCGGCGGCCGGTTCACCCTCGGGCTCGGCGTCGGCGGGCGCGCGGACGACCACCAGGCCACCGGCACCGATCCCCGCCACCGCGGGCGCCGCCTGGACGAGCAGATGGCCCGCATGCGGCGGATCTGGTCCGGCGCCGAGCCGATCGGCCCCGCGCCGGCCCGGCCCGGCGGCCCGGAGGTCCTGTTCGGCGCCTTCGCCGACGCCGCCCTGCGCCGCGTCGCGCGCTGGGGTGACGGCTTCCTGTGCGCCGCGCCGCCGCAGTGGGCCGGCGAGCTGTTCACGAAGGTCGAGCGGTTCTGGGCCGAGGAGGCCCGCGACGGCAGCCCGCGCATGGTCGCGCAGGTCAACGTCGCGCTCGGCCCCGAGTCCACAGTGGACGACGCACGCGCCGCGATCCTGCACTACTACGCCTTCACCGGCGACTACGCGCGGCAGACCGCCGAGCGCATGCTCACCACGCCGGAACAGGTCCGCGAAGCGGCCAAGCACTTCGCGGACCTCGGCGCCGACGAACTCGTGCTGTACTGCTGGGGCACCGATCCGGACCAGGTGGAGCGCCTGGCCGACGTGGTCAGCTGA
- a CDS encoding TIGR03621 family F420-dependent LLM class oxidoreductase, with protein sequence MTDRRFRFGLVSGRPGPARQWAGLARRAEDAGFDTLLVPDGAGVQASVPALAAVAASGSRLRIGTFVLAAPLHSPGRIAWETATLDQLSEGRFELGLGAGRADAGTTAELLGMPFGSAGDRVGQVGEAIRAVRKLFADGTFTPVQQPAPPILVAGGGNRLLRLAAEEADIVAVHAGRENTEDGLRARLPVLREAAGARFDELELSVNVFAIGDGEVPEWLRQFGIDPSASRDNANLSVLTGGTAEVVDLLRRRRDEFGLSYVTINAHALEQALPVVEALAGT encoded by the coding sequence ATGACCGATCGCCGGTTCCGGTTCGGGCTCGTCAGCGGGCGGCCCGGTCCCGCGCGGCAGTGGGCCGGCCTCGCCCGCCGCGCGGAGGACGCCGGTTTCGACACCCTGCTGGTGCCCGACGGCGCGGGGGTGCAGGCGTCCGTCCCGGCGCTGGCGGCCGTCGCCGCGTCGGGTTCCCGGCTGCGGATCGGCACGTTCGTGCTGGCCGCGCCGCTGCATTCGCCCGGCCGGATCGCGTGGGAGACCGCCACGCTCGACCAGCTGTCCGAGGGCCGGTTCGAGCTCGGTCTCGGGGCGGGGCGGGCCGACGCCGGCACCACGGCCGAGCTGCTGGGGATGCCGTTCGGCAGCGCCGGTGACCGCGTGGGCCAGGTGGGTGAGGCCATCCGGGCGGTGCGGAAGCTGTTCGCGGACGGCACCTTCACGCCGGTCCAGCAGCCGGCGCCGCCGATCCTGGTGGCCGGCGGCGGGAACCGCCTGCTGCGACTGGCCGCGGAGGAGGCCGACATCGTCGCCGTGCACGCGGGCCGGGAGAACACCGAGGACGGGCTGCGGGCTCGGCTGCCCGTGCTACGGGAGGCCGCCGGGGCGCGGTTCGACGAGCTCGAGCTGAGCGTGAACGTGTTCGCCATCGGCGACGGCGAAGTCCCGGAGTGGCTGCGGCAGTTCGGCATCGACCCGTCGGCGAGCCGGGACAACGCGAACCTGTCCGTCCTGACCGGCGGCACCGCCGAGGTGGTGGATCTGCTGCGCCGCCGGCGCGACGAGTTCGGACTGTCCTACGTGACGATCAACGCCCACGCGCTCGAGCAGGCCTTACCCGTGGTCGAAGCCCTCGCCGGCACCTGA
- a CDS encoding copper transporter, translating into MISLRYHIVSIAAVFLALAVGVVLGSTALNGALLSGLSDEKGKLAGQVSDLEAQRNQLNARLSDADAFAASVGPKVVAGALDRRSVVLITTQEANPADRDALRQLVEQSGARVSGELQLTDSFTDPAKSDQLRQVVTRLQPAGSTFPTAGDPGTLAGALVGSVLLLNKDTAQPQSTTDELSAAIAGLQDGGFVNASPGIGPGQLALVLTGGQATGDGAGDKAATLARFAAQLDRSGAGTVLAGDPASAEGTGAIGFVRADTSATSILSTVDNANTAAGRISTVLALKEQLDGGTGRYGIAGNAQSPAPGVPQPGS; encoded by the coding sequence GTGATTTCTCTGCGGTACCACATCGTCTCGATCGCGGCGGTGTTCCTGGCACTGGCCGTGGGTGTCGTGCTCGGATCGACGGCGCTCAACGGGGCGCTGCTGTCCGGGCTGTCCGACGAGAAGGGCAAGCTCGCCGGCCAGGTGTCCGATCTGGAGGCCCAGCGCAACCAGCTCAACGCGCGACTGTCCGATGCGGACGCCTTCGCCGCCTCGGTCGGCCCCAAGGTCGTCGCGGGCGCGCTGGACCGCCGTTCGGTCGTGCTGATCACCACCCAGGAGGCGAACCCGGCCGACCGCGACGCGCTGCGGCAGCTCGTGGAGCAGTCCGGCGCGCGGGTCTCGGGGGAGCTGCAGCTGACCGACTCCTTCACCGACCCGGCCAAGTCCGACCAGCTGCGCCAGGTCGTGACCCGGCTGCAGCCCGCGGGCTCGACCTTCCCGACGGCCGGTGACCCGGGCACGCTGGCCGGGGCGCTCGTGGGTTCGGTGCTGCTGCTCAACAAGGACACCGCGCAGCCGCAGTCCACCACGGACGAGTTGTCCGCGGCGATCGCGGGCCTGCAGGACGGTGGGTTCGTGAACGCCAGCCCGGGCATCGGGCCGGGGCAGCTGGCGCTGGTGCTCACCGGCGGCCAGGCGACGGGCGACGGCGCGGGCGACAAGGCCGCCACCCTGGCGCGGTTCGCCGCGCAGCTGGACCGCTCCGGAGCGGGCACGGTGCTGGCCGGCGACCCGGCGTCGGCCGAGGGCACCGGGGCGATCGGCTTCGTGCGGGCGGACACGTCCGCCACGTCGATCCTGTCCACCGTGGACAACGCGAACACGGCCGCGGGGCGGATCAGCACCGTGCTGGCGCTGAAGGAACAGCTGGACGGCGGCACCGGGCGGTACGGCATCGCGGGCAACGCCCAGTCTCCCGCGCCGGGCGTGCCCCAGCCGGGCAGCTGA
- the steA gene encoding putative cytokinetic ring protein SteA — translation MKLPGLLSRTTEALPGVVGVARVDRRTRDLLRRVGPGDIVVLDQIDLDRTTADALVEAEVAAVVNASPSISGRFPNLGPEILVNAGIPLVDNVGGEILRRLKDGSRVRVHEGAVYAGDKQLASGTEQTPDSVADQMIEAKAGMSTQLEAFSANTIEFLRRERTLILDGVGVPEVRVPLRDRHVLVVAPGKGHAEDLKALKKYIAEHRPVLIGVDGGADTLRAQRYQPDIIVGDPFGIDAETLKCGAEVVVPAQPDGHAPGVARIQDLGIGAVTFPASGNPEDLALLLADTHEAGLVVTVGFQATLREFLDHGRSGSNPSTFLTRLKLGTRLVDGKAVAALHRSRVSLGAVVLLVVAALVAVAVALLMSDVGGAYLDWARSTWDSFASWVKGLFT, via the coding sequence ATGAAGCTTCCCGGTCTGCTCTCGCGCACCACCGAGGCCCTCCCCGGCGTCGTCGGCGTCGCCAGGGTGGACCGGCGAACGCGGGACCTGCTGCGCCGCGTCGGTCCCGGCGACATCGTCGTGCTCGACCAGATCGACCTCGACCGCACCACGGCCGACGCGCTCGTCGAGGCCGAGGTCGCCGCCGTCGTCAACGCCTCGCCCTCGATCTCCGGGCGGTTCCCCAACCTGGGGCCGGAGATCCTCGTCAACGCCGGGATCCCGCTGGTCGACAACGTCGGCGGCGAGATCCTGCGGCGGCTCAAGGACGGCAGCCGGGTGCGGGTGCACGAGGGCGCGGTCTACGCCGGCGACAAGCAGCTCGCCAGCGGCACCGAGCAGACACCCGACAGCGTGGCCGACCAGATGATCGAGGCCAAGGCCGGGATGTCCACCCAGCTGGAGGCCTTCTCCGCCAACACCATCGAGTTCCTGCGCCGCGAGCGCACGCTGATCCTCGACGGCGTCGGCGTGCCGGAGGTCCGGGTGCCGCTGCGCGACCGGCACGTGCTCGTGGTCGCCCCCGGCAAGGGGCACGCCGAGGACCTCAAGGCGCTCAAGAAGTACATCGCGGAGCACCGGCCGGTGCTGATCGGTGTGGACGGTGGCGCGGACACGCTGCGCGCCCAGCGCTACCAGCCGGACATCATCGTCGGTGACCCGTTCGGCATCGACGCCGAGACGCTCAAGTGCGGCGCGGAGGTCGTCGTCCCGGCCCAGCCCGACGGGCACGCGCCCGGTGTGGCGCGCATCCAGGACCTCGGCATCGGCGCGGTCACGTTCCCGGCGTCCGGCAACCCCGAGGACCTCGCGCTGCTGCTCGCCGACACCCACGAGGCGGGGCTGGTCGTCACGGTCGGCTTCCAGGCGACGCTGCGGGAGTTCCTCGACCACGGCCGGTCCGGGTCGAACCCGTCGACGTTCCTGACCCGGCTCAAGCTCGGCACCCGGCTCGTGGACGGCAAGGCGGTCGCCGCCCTGCACCGCAGCCGCGTGTCCCTGGGCGCGGTGGTGCTGCTGGTGGTCGCCGCGCTCGTCGCGGTCGCGGTCGCGCTGCTCATGTCCGACGTCGGCGGGGCCTACCTCGACTGGGCGCGCTCCACCTGGGATTCCTTCGCAAGCTGGGTCAAGGGGCTCTTCACGTGA
- the recN gene encoding DNA repair protein RecN: MLAEMRIQGLGVIEDALLELHPGFTVVTGETGAGKTMVVTGLHLLSGGRAEASKVRNGSGRASVEGRFEGVFAEHVARIVADAGGEPDEDGSLITLRSVGSDGRSRAHLGGRSVPVSVLSDLADRLLAVHGQNDQLRLLRPSEQREVLDRFAGDDVAAPLAAYRAVRDEWLAVVTELAERTSRSREMAQQADLLKHGLDEIAAVDPQPGEDAELAEQVKRLTATEELRTAASGAQAAVSGAADGDPDQPGALGLIGEARRRLASADDSALRDLEPRLAEAEMLLNDVGAELGGYLDGLEADPARLEQVLARQAELKTLTRKYAADVDGVLAWAEDARTRLESMDTSEEALAALAARRDELAGRLAEHAAVVSRARAVAAAELAGAVTEELAGLAMGAAQIEVTVRRRGTDPSDPQALRVEGELVHAGSSGVDDVELMLKAHPAAPAMPVHKAASGGELSRVMLAIEVVLADADTVQTLVFDEVDAGVGGRAAIEIGRRLARLARTHQVLVVTHLPQVAAFADRHLVVDKGTAEGVTRSDVKTLEKSERVVELARMLAGMESTESGRAHAEELLAVADADKQAAVKPRKKGKRAKR, encoded by the coding sequence GTGCTGGCCGAGATGCGCATCCAGGGCCTCGGAGTGATCGAGGACGCCCTGCTCGAACTGCACCCGGGATTCACCGTGGTCACCGGCGAGACCGGCGCCGGCAAGACGATGGTGGTCACCGGGCTGCACCTGCTGTCCGGGGGACGCGCCGAGGCGTCGAAGGTCCGCAACGGCTCCGGCCGGGCGAGCGTCGAGGGGCGGTTCGAGGGTGTGTTCGCCGAGCACGTCGCCCGCATCGTGGCCGACGCCGGCGGCGAGCCCGACGAGGACGGCAGCCTGATCACCCTGCGCTCGGTGGGGTCCGACGGGCGCTCGCGTGCCCACCTGGGCGGCCGTTCGGTGCCGGTGAGCGTGTTGTCCGACCTGGCCGACCGCCTCCTGGCCGTGCACGGGCAGAACGACCAGCTGCGGCTGCTGCGGCCGTCCGAGCAGCGTGAGGTGCTCGACCGCTTCGCCGGGGACGACGTCGCCGCGCCGCTGGCCGCCTACCGCGCGGTCCGCGACGAGTGGCTGGCGGTGGTCACCGAGCTGGCCGAGCGCACCAGCCGGTCGCGCGAGATGGCGCAGCAGGCCGACCTGCTCAAGCACGGCCTGGACGAGATCGCCGCGGTGGACCCGCAGCCGGGGGAGGACGCCGAGCTGGCCGAGCAGGTCAAGCGGCTGACCGCCACCGAGGAGCTGCGCACGGCGGCGAGCGGTGCGCAGGCGGCGGTGTCCGGTGCGGCGGACGGCGATCCGGACCAGCCGGGCGCGCTCGGCCTGATCGGCGAGGCCCGGCGGCGGCTGGCGAGCGCCGACGACTCGGCGCTGCGCGACCTGGAACCCCGCCTGGCCGAGGCCGAGATGCTGCTCAACGACGTCGGCGCCGAGCTGGGCGGCTACCTGGACGGGCTGGAGGCCGACCCCGCGCGCCTGGAGCAGGTGCTCGCGCGCCAGGCCGAGCTGAAGACCCTGACCCGCAAGTACGCGGCCGACGTCGACGGCGTGCTGGCCTGGGCCGAGGACGCGCGGACACGCCTGGAGTCGATGGACACCTCGGAGGAGGCGCTGGCGGCGCTGGCCGCCCGGCGTGACGAGCTGGCCGGGCGGCTGGCCGAACACGCCGCGGTCGTCTCGCGGGCCCGCGCGGTCGCGGCCGCCGAGCTGGCCGGTGCGGTCACCGAGGAGCTGGCCGGGCTCGCGATGGGCGCGGCGCAGATCGAGGTGACGGTGCGGCGGCGCGGCACGGATCCCTCCGACCCGCAGGCGCTGCGCGTCGAAGGCGAGCTGGTGCACGCGGGCAGCTCGGGTGTCGACGACGTCGAGCTGATGCTGAAAGCGCATCCGGCGGCCCCGGCGATGCCGGTGCACAAGGCCGCCTCCGGCGGTGAGCTGTCCCGCGTGATGCTCGCGATCGAGGTCGTGCTCGCCGACGCGGACACCGTGCAGACACTGGTGTTCGACGAGGTGGACGCCGGTGTCGGCGGCCGGGCGGCGATCGAGATCGGGCGCCGCCTGGCGCGGCTGGCGCGCACCCACCAGGTCCTCGTCGTGACCCACCTGCCGCAGGTGGCCGCGTTCGCCGACCGGCACCTGGTGGTCGACAAGGGCACCGCCGAGGGCGTCACGCGCAGCGACGTGAAGACGCTCGAGAAGTCCGAGCGCGTGGTCGAGCTGGCCCGCATGCTGGCCGGCATGGAGAGCACCGAGTCCGGCCGCGCGCACGCGGAGGAACTGCTCGCCGTGGCCGACGCGGACAAGCAGGCGGCGGTGAAACCCCGCAAGAAGGGCAAGCGCGCCAAGCGCTGA
- a CDS encoding NAD kinase, with protein sequence MSETREVLLVMHPDRETTKDAAREVATRFAEAGIGLRVIDDEVKELIEHESFDELCSLVAPHDDPARGAELVLVLGGDGTLLRAAELARPARVPVLGVNLGRVGFLTEADSDALTETVARVVSRDYTVEERMTIDVTVSVEDRIVARTWALNEASVEKSTRERILDALIEVDGRPVSAFGCDGVLCATPTGSTAYAFSAGGPIIWPDVEALLVVPSNAHAMFSRPLVVSRDSVITVGVDPHGSPAVLTCDGLRHIALPRGARVEVVAGEVPVRLVRLHPGPFTDRLVHKFALPVKSWRERHAR encoded by the coding sequence GTGAGCGAAACCCGCGAGGTGCTGCTGGTCATGCACCCCGACCGCGAGACGACCAAGGACGCCGCCCGCGAGGTCGCCACCCGCTTCGCCGAAGCCGGCATCGGCCTGCGGGTCATCGACGACGAGGTCAAGGAGCTCATCGAGCACGAGTCCTTCGACGAGCTGTGCAGCCTGGTCGCGCCGCACGACGACCCGGCGCGGGGCGCCGAGCTGGTCCTGGTGCTCGGCGGTGACGGCACTCTCCTGCGGGCGGCCGAGCTGGCCCGCCCGGCGCGGGTGCCCGTGCTGGGGGTCAACCTCGGCCGCGTCGGGTTCCTCACCGAGGCCGACTCCGACGCGCTCACCGAAACCGTGGCCCGCGTGGTGTCGCGCGACTACACCGTCGAGGAGCGCATGACGATCGACGTCACGGTGTCGGTCGAGGACCGGATCGTGGCGCGGACGTGGGCGCTCAACGAGGCCAGCGTCGAGAAGAGCACCCGCGAGCGCATCCTGGACGCGCTGATCGAGGTCGACGGCCGTCCGGTGTCGGCGTTCGGGTGCGACGGTGTGCTGTGCGCCACTCCGACCGGGTCGACGGCCTACGCGTTCTCCGCGGGCGGGCCGATCATCTGGCCCGACGTCGAGGCGCTGCTCGTCGTGCCCAGCAACGCCCACGCGATGTTCTCCCGGCCGCTCGTCGTCTCGCGGGACTCGGTGATCACCGTCGGGGTCGATCCGCACGGCTCGCCGGCGGTCCTGACCTGCGACGGGCTGCGGCACATCGCGTTGCCCCGCGGCGCGCGGGTCGAGGTGGTCGCGGGGGAGGTGCCGGTCCGGCTGGTGCGCCTGCACCCGGGCCCGTTCACCGACCGCCTGGTCCACAAGTTCGCGCTGCCCGTCAAGAGCTGGCGGGAGCGGCACGCGCGCTGA